A portion of the Lolium rigidum isolate FL_2022 chromosome 1, APGP_CSIRO_Lrig_0.1, whole genome shotgun sequence genome contains these proteins:
- the LOC124677837 gene encoding uncharacterized protein LOC124677837 — MATDAILETIKPRRSAWQDDLPVTTAAGGAANKGGGKVDLSGMRRRVSSSLSLHLQPLSSSSSEALRRARSMPSIKALAAAGAVRRWWEWGLGWVMERKPSFARGLEMSDDEKAALGCHCRGTLRHVFYKARAEVRRLLGRDGLPLGGGGGHGQDFGYDSVSYAQNFDNGDVGARC; from the coding sequence ATGGCGACCGACGCGATCCTGGAGACGATCAAGCCGCGGCGGAGCGCGTGGCAGGACGACCTACCGGTGACGACCGCCGCCGGGGGCGCGGCGAACAAGGGCGGCGGCAAGGTGGACCTGTCCGGGATGCGGCGGCGCGTGTCGTCGTCCCTGTCGCTGCACCTCCAGccgctctcctcctcctcgtcggaggcgcTCCGGCGCGCGCGGTCGATGCCGTCGATCAAGGCGCTGGCGGCGGCTGGCGCGGTGCGGCGGTGGTGGGAGTGGGGGCTCGGGTGGGTGATGGAGCGGAAGCCGTCCTTCGCGCGGGGCCTGGAGATGAGCGACGACGAGAAGGCCGCGCTGGGGTGCCACTGCCGCGGCACGCTCCGGCACGTCTTCTACAAGGCGCGCGCCGAGGTACGCCGCCTCCTGGGCCGCGACGGCctcccgctcggcggcggcggcgggcacgggcagGACTTCGGGTACGACTCCGTCAGCTACGCCCAGAACTTCGACAACGGCGACGTCGGCGCCAGGTGTTAG